The genomic DNA GCTCACCTTTCTCTCTCAATGCTATGCAGTCACTCAGTGAcacccttgactctggcaccaaggaggcaccataccatcctggagtcacatctgcagctgcagaattctctctctgtccccctaacTACTGAATCCCTGATCATTATTGCTTTTCTGACCTTCCTCCTGACCTGTACAGCTGAGTCACCTATGGTGCCATGGATCTGGCTATAGCTGTACTCCCAGAGGagccattgccctcaccagtattcaCCAGTTAGAGAGCGAGATGCACtctgggactcctgcactacctgcctagtcctTGTCTGACTGGTGGTCTCCCAAGCTCTCTCTGCCTGCGCAATCTTATGCTGTGGGGTGAGCACATCCATCAAAGTGCTCAGGCttgcagatgcactgcagtgacgccagctgctgctcaagctccaaaacttGGAGCTTGAGCTCCAGCAGCTGACAGCACTTCGTGCATATGTGGTTGCACAAGTGTCCTGGAgtacccacatggcacaggatgtgtgtTTGATGGGCCTGAAGTGCCCTGCCACTATTGATTATATGAGTAGTTGAAACTTAGCAGAAATAAACTTGACTCAACTACTTGATGTAATTTAGGTTACAGGCAGGTTCAATTCAATATTTACTGTAACTTAGTGACGCTGCTCCTCCTTGTGatattatgatcctgtagttttttttcgggaagTATGTGACGTGtcttttaaggctggaaaaggatcagtactgttttaaggcaacaagctccagggactgagtcaaagaatgcattctcaatgccgtaggatacagccagcttcaaatgtgcTTTCCCGTTGCTGTAGCCACTGCGgaccaaggacacgagatacaATGTTGCTGTTGACATTTGAAACTGGCTTAAAAAACTGTTTTTTGACACAGACACGGACAGACAGCTGAACCAGCATGAACTTAGCGGAGTTCTCTGATAGTTTAAACAGAAGGGAGGTGAATTTTAGACTAATCACTTTTTCACCCTCAAaacaattctaaagccaaattgattcattgaaaagttTCTGCAAGTTGTTggttgctgaattcatcgctggaagaagagcatcacttcaacttctGAAAATAAACTACTgattgttctactgttgaagaaccttttttccccatcggatggctgtgaggacttcaagcaaccttggactgttcaacattggaagattccacttcggcaggagcgtcaatctgcaaggacactaattttttctattttaaatttttatatcttagtgtttaagaatttagtttttctagttAAACCGTTAATTTGTTCgagagacacctggtttggttagctttaTTCAAGGTTGGTAGATGGTCAATTTGACTGTGgttttcttcaatttggaaagtttacaatgatatgttaggtgatctgtggaggagcgggattgaatcaacagtgcatttctcctaccacaatcagaatcatatattttgattgggggctttgtcttgagtggtcgttCGTAACAATATGATGTCCTCCTCTGGGTTTGCTGTGATGTCACCTCAGATTCCCTTGGTGTTTATTTAATCTGTTCTGCCGTTTCTGCTGTTGCCTCTCTTTAAATCTCAGGCCTCTTCTGTCATATTCTGCACTGTCTAGGTGGAGGCTTGGGGTTTGTGGGCcccaggatctggggtttggaggatTTGGGGCTGGGACTGATGACTGCGGTTTGGGGGCTGGTTAATGTGTCCATAAAATAAAGATGGAGGGAGAATGGGCTGGGTCATTGCGGACAGGGGGCCCCTTTGGTGACAGTGGGCTTGAGTTGTCGTCTGATCAAAGCTGCTGACTAGAAGTGATATCAATTCTGATTGAAATATGCCTGTCTTTGCTGCAGGGTTCTTTTTTATTAAAAACATACATAAGTACAGCTGGACATGTTTAAATGTGTTTGGGAACTATGCCACTCGCTGAGATCTTGAATTTCACTCCCATTTTTTCCTTGAAATTGGTATCTAGGTGAGAGGGGTATGTTAAATGAGGTATATGGTCTCTGAGATGGTGCCGCAGTGTGTATGTGTTCCAGCATGCTGTGCTGCAATGTGACAGATGATGGATCAACAGTTCTTCATGAAGTAGAATTCCAATCAAGCTTCATGATGAGGAACTGGATGGATGGGGTTCCTAGTCTGAACTCATACCTTAAGATTTTTTCTTCTACCCATTTGTTCCTTCCTGTCCTGAAGGTATTGAATTCCTGTTGAGATTTGGTTTCATGGTTGTCAGTTCTTTATTAACGTGTGAGCCTTCACAGTAGACTATTCAACCATGTTGGCCAAAACCCAGTCTTTATCTAGTCACAGAATGCTACATCCAGCAGTGATGggtgcaggaacccaggctgatttctctACACTATTAAGGTGTTAGTGCTAACTGCTGCTTTCGTAGCTAACATTAGTACATTCAACATTTGTCCTTGACTCAGCACAAATTGATGATCTCACTCAGCAAGTCATAATATTGGAaagtggcaaaagttagaaatgtgcaATAGGGGTTGTGTTCAGACATTTTGGGGAACACTCGTTTGTGTTGGACTTGAGAGTATTTGATGCTCATCCAAGGTGCCAAAATTGGAAAGATCTAATTTAATTTCCCAGTACCAATTGACCACTGCTTTATGAGCACAAAACAAAATTCACTGAGGAATCGAACATATCCCAGTTACTGTGGAAATGAATAGTAGTGTTGTATATGTAAGATCATTGCAATGAGACAGGGATTAATTTAAATGGTCTGATATCATAAGTTGCAAGAGTGGAGTACAAGTTTTCAATCTTCCAGCTCCCAAGATTGTTGTTCTCTGGGGCTGCCAGCTATTGTCCTGTATCTAAAGAATAAAAGTGGTGTTCATTAATAAATTGAATGGTTTGCTGGTTATATGTTTGATATTTTTGCTGGTTTTCTGTTATTTTTGTCTCTGCCTTTAGCTGTGTGACTGAGGGTAAAGAATGATGTATGTGTTAGGCTGATATAGTGAAGAGTAATGTGAGACATGAAGATAGACTGCATCATGTGACTAGAATGATGTGCACCTTTTTTTGTCTGATAGCAGAATGCAGGGAAACTGGGGTGGTAGTTCATATTGCTTGCAAATATGTTATCCATCCTCCATGGCCAGTCTATGAGTAAAAATATTACAAGCCAGTTGCCACTTGTTTTATTGCCTGCCAGTATGTCTGCAGGTTAGCTCTGGTTTATTTTAGTATGTTCTCTccagtgtattctctggactttATGGCTGcagaaattttaaaaaatcaatttgcTTGATGGCTGAGTGGACAAATGTACCACATGTTACAGTAATGAGTCATACAGCTCAGGAAGAAGTCATGTTTTAGTTTTGGTCATCCCAGAGTCAGGCTGGATTTACAGTGGGGGTATCGCAGTTCGAATTCTGTACCTATGAACAAAATGATCGAGGGTTTCTACTTCTCGTCGCTATCCACTGTGTCCTGTAACATAATGCATATCGGTGGATGTTGGGTGAGGCTGGGGTGAAGCTTGGTTGTGCTGCACCCAACCGCTGCCATGTTTGAATAGCCTGCCAGCAGTCACCGGCTGGGCTTATGAAAGAAGAATGGCCACTTTGAAGTGCAGGAGGACAGCGGCATCCTGTGGAACTTTTCCCTATCAAGGCAGGTATTGCATATTTGTTCCTTTTTTGctttttttaaacagagagaactGTTGCATTTTGCCACTGCGTGTCTTTCACAAGAGTAATGCCATTGCACTTAAAGCGCTGCTCAGCATAAGGGGGATACCAATGAATGGACTGAAGTAAGATTTTATTAAGAAAAAATTGAAAGACATTATATCACAAATATTTATTTTGCTTTGGAGCTGTGTGTTTGCAGTACACTTTAGAAACAACAGTGGTGGTGCAAAGTTCCTGCTGGCAAGATCCTCAGATTAGCAGCATAATGGGCAGGAATGTGATGGCAATGTCGCTTTGTTTGGTTATCAGCTCGCACCTAAAATTTTTGGATGTTGGCAGAGTTCAGATTGATTGTGATGATCTGTTGGTAAATGGCCTTCATTGTCCGTCAGGGGCATCACATTAAGATTGGTTGCTGGATAAGTTGTTAGAGGGCTGATAGTGTCAGTGAAGCCTTGCCccagaatgagttaaaatctccggTCAGAAAAAATCACCTCTGCATCAAGTGTAAATTATAGCCAAAGTGATATCCTGGAAAGCCTGAATCTCACTTTGAAATTTACAGTGACACCTGAGCCACTTGTGTCATGTAACCAGGCTTTAACTTTGATTTTTAAATAGGTTGTTTCACAAAGTAACTCTCCTGGCTGTAAAATAAGTCTATCTTCTACCTGAGCATCTATCTAAAATATGTTTGATGAGTGGTCTTAGAACTCTGACGATACTATACCTGTAGATGGCGCAATCAAGTAATGTTAAATGACAAATTGGAAATAATGGGACGTCACTTAATGTTATGTCTATGCCAAAAGGGTACTTTTGAGTTAATCTGCAAGCCAGTGGAGAAAATTGCAAAGTCAAAGATTCATGAGAGATGAATTTCAAATGAACCAGAACCCCTCCCCCCAAGAAGTAAGTTGTGGATTGTATTAAAACCCCCTCACCAAAATAAAAAGCTGGCCGAAATTTCTATTTGTTCACCACCGGTTGCTTTTCCCATTGCAACTTACCTATTGGTTGCCAATTTCTTTTTTTCCTAACCTTCCACTGTTTGCAGTTCTTCCTCAAAGGCTACCTCTGTTCTGTTCCATTTCTCCTTTTTGCAGAAATCCTTTCCCCATTCTAACGCTGTTAggcctaaaaaaaaaaaaaataggtcTTCACTACCCTTGTGCAACATTATGGGAGAGCAACTGGTGTTtgcatcctctgtaaacttgagctcctcCAAAACTTTCCATATCCTAACTgacaaagtcctgttcacccatcaccgccctgctcactgacctacattgcttcCTGGTCTGGCAATGCTTCAGTTAAAAAAATTCACAATTTTGTTCAATCCCTCATGCCCTCACTCCTTCCTATGTCTGTAGCATCCTCCATCCAAactaccctccaagatctctgcactcctcaaattctggccttttgcacatctccAATTTTCCTTGCCTCACAATTGACGACCATGCCTTTAGCTACCTTGGCCCTCAGCTCTGTGATTATCTCCCTCAGCCTCTCACCTCTCTCTTCTTGCAGGCGATGCCCATatcagtgaatgaataaaaaaaaaatctccactgcaccctatccaaagccttgacatcctttctaaaagtGGTGCGCAATACCCCAGCTGAAGTctcaccagtgatttataaaggtttagcataacttccttgcttttgtactgtgttccaaagccaaggatcctgtgtgCTTTTTTAAgcaaccttatcaacttgtcctgccaccttcagatatTTGAATATGTAAACCCCCCCCCAGGTGTGTCTGTTCCTTTTaagattgtaacatgtgagtacatTTTCCCTTGTTGGTTTCAGCTATCTTTTCCCTCTTGGTATCTGCCTATAAATGTGATGTGGGTGTGATGGTCCTTTGAGCAAACGGCCTTACAACATGGATTCTCCTTCTCAACCCGAACTCTTAATGTACCTGAATTGTGCTTACCATCTGCTGCGCTGCCTGTAGTTTTATAAACTCAGTTGGGAAAATTTGGGAAAAAGGTCACCTTTTCCGCCTTTGGTTtatctttagttttttttttagaaataggagcaggagtcggccatttggtatTTCAATGCGATctacattcagtacgatcatggctgatctgattgcggccttaactccactttccttacCCCATAAACCCTTTACTCCCATGTAGCTCAAaactctgtctagctcagccttgaatatattcaatgaaccagCCTTCGCTGCTCTCTGTCAGGAATTCCACAGatgaatgaccctctgagagaagaaattccttctcatccctgtcttaaagggagaccccttattttgaaactgtgccctgtagatTCCCCCAGGTCAGGAAACAttatctcagcatctaccttgtcaagccccctcataatcttttatgattcaataagatcacccctcattcttctaaactccagtgagtgtcggcccaacctttcctcataaggcaaccccttcatcccaggaatcaacttctTTGTAGCTGGTTGCAGAATGCAGGGCCCTGGAATGGGTGTCTCTGGGGAAATTGTACATGTTGAAAAGATATTTATAAGGGCTGGAGGGATAAGTAATAAAATAAAAACATGGATATTTAAGGTCCTGTGTGAATCTCCATTTTTTAAATTCCCATACAGGGTAACACCTGCTTGGAGAATGGCTCCTTTCTACTAAATTATGTGGGTTGTGCTGAGTGCAGTAAAAGAGACTTTGTGCTAATTGCTAATCGTACCCAAGATGATGATGATGGAGAGGAAATTGTTACCTATGACCGTAAGTTACTGGCATTTGTCTGCTATAAGTCATGTATTTTGAAGACTCAAAAATAATTAGTCTGATGCAAATTTAGGTTTTTGTTGCAGAATTTCCCAGTTCTTTTACTGTTTAGACGTAGAgatggcatagagtcatagagaaatacagcactgaaacaggcccttcggcccaccgagtccgtgccgaccatcaaccacccatttatgctaatcctacattgatcccattttccctcttacatccccaccttccctcaattctcctaccacctacctacactaggggcaattttttacaatggccaatttacctatcaattatAAGGTTTGCTTTTCTTGGTGAGTTGCAGAAATACAGAGAGGGATGTTAGTCTGCTGGCATCGCTTGACCAGCTGGGGTTGGCAGAGGAAAGACCTGgttaatgcacaaagcccagctgatggGGGTCAGAtcagaacaggctactctgacattggacatagcagccaggatgagctgccacagatgcaacctcctggacagctggAGCTGCAAGAGGAAGGAGGCAgtacccaagacatcgggtgcacagcccaagagtcagctatctGCAAATGTCAAACCGCCAGTCCcttaggaggctgtgcctatccaggcagatagtctcggtcctgtgtgctctgatccactatGACCTGACGTCTCATGGCCCCCATGAacgtcccctacctgcagccatcaaggtcttcATCGCCTTGAATTTCTATACAACCAGACTGTGAACCTAGGTGTCATCTTGCAGTCACAgctcatcaggcaggtcacggatgccattttcaggaggacAGGGGACTACAACCACTTTGACACTAGAATCACTGACCATACCCATGTGGTAGTGAAATATATTAAGCACCAAATGCATTATTTTCCTGTAATCATTTTTGATTGGCATGCTTTTGTAACGACCATTAACCCTTCAACATGCCATCAGCATCATTCAGTGTTTGAGAGTGCTCAACATGCCATTGGCTGCTGCCAGGGGAACACAAATCCTGAAAATAAAGCTGTACCCATGAAGTTCCCAGCAAGTAGTATATAAAATATCCAGAGTGATTTCAAGGCTCTAGTTTCATCCTGGGGTTTCAGTGACATTTATTTGCTGCTTGAGGTTTGCTTTTGCAGCTTACATAATGACACCTCAGGTATCTATTTTTGTTAATATAGTGTGCTGCACTGCAACATCATGCCTGAACCAGATCCATTTGTTTCTTTCTCAACTCTAATCTGTGTTCCATCATCTCTTCCAGATGTCTGTCAGAATTGCCACCATATTATAGCACAACATGAGTACACATTCACTGTTGTTGATGATTACCAGGTAAGAGCTATTCAGTGCTTTCTAAACTGCAGTTCTGAAAACAATTTTCCACTCTACCACATCCAGCAGCATGATATACTTCCATGCAGAGGCCATGTAATGTGGTGTAATTTTGTTTTTGTTTGTCTGCAGTAGTATATCGGACAGAGTTTTAGAAAAGCTAGCAAGATTGTATTGAGATTCTCCCTTCTTTGAGCTTAAAAACTGGTTTAAAAGTCAGTTAAATCCAGACAGCTGCTGATGTTTTTCCACGCTCTTTATTATCTAAGTGTGATCTCTTTATATAATTGAACAATATATACTGCCATGACACAGTGATTGCTAGGCCTGCTCTGATTTGTGAACACTTCACCATGAGGAGCATAATATAAATTCTAGAGAGTGCACATTGTTGATCAGTATCAGTTTGAGTGTCTTTCTCTTAGGACTTGAGCACTTAAGGTCCAAGTACTCTAACTTTGTATATAAGGAAAATCAGCAAACTAAAGTTGGTCAGGAGCACTTGTAAGAATTTTAGACCAGTGCAGCGGAGTCCTTTATAATTTCAAGTTGACTGCATTGAAATGGATGCCGCCTTGGCTTGTTGGAGGAGTTTTAAAGTGCTGCATTTTTGGAATTATCAGACATGAATCCCCTGTGAAGTAATcttcattgaaaaaccttcccgctAAAATTACCTTCTCTTCCAGTTTAATGACGCTTAATTCTTTAACCATTCTCTGATCAGCTGGGAAAAGGGAAAGTGTTTCCTTCAGATATTGACCTAcatgcattttttgtttttgtttcacctAGGAAGGAGTTCAGATATCATGTTCGAAATTCAGATTAAAAATTGCAATGCACAGTAATAAAGTTTAACATGGAGTTGATAGTCATTACAGCAATACTGATTTTGACTTAAATATTCAACATTTTTCCCCTTTTCACACCAGGAGTACACCATGTTGTGTATGCTATGTGGAAAAGCAGAAGACTCAATCAGTGTGTTACCTGACGATCCCCGGCAAATGGCTCCTCTCTTCTGAAAACTCTTGTTTCTGCACAATACATGGCAAACAGTTTGGATAGGGCATGAATTAGCAATTCTAGCTGGAGAAATGAATGTCAAGTTGCAATACTGAAATGAATTAAGATTTTAAATGAAAACCAATGTTAATTTTTAGTCGTGACAAAAGGAATTCCATAAATAAACCTATTCACCACCTTTTCCCAAAATGAAGTTAATTTGTTTTTATTCATGCGAACACTGCCTTTACCAGCACTGACTCGTATCTGTATCATTTCATACCGATTCTTATGTGTCTTATTTCAGATGTATAACTAATGATCTTTCAGGTTGAAGCAAAGGCAAACTCTCCGAGAGGAGATAAAAATGCTTTTACTTTTAATCCCATTTACAGAGAGTGATGTCAAATGGACCTGTACTGCATTTATATATTATCCTTTGCCTCACTGGAAGACTGATCCTGTTGTTTTCTGAATTGGCCGCCAACAGGTCCATAGAATAAAATGTTTCTTTATCTCTTGAT from Heterodontus francisci isolate sHetFra1 chromosome 9, sHetFra1.hap1, whole genome shotgun sequence includes the following:
- the churc1 gene encoding protein Churchill codes for the protein MCAGCVQKEYPERGNTCLENGSFLLNYVGCAECSKRDFVLIANRTQDDDDGEEIVTYDHVCQNCHHIIAQHEYTFTVVDDYQEYTMLCMLCGKAEDSISVLPDDPRQMAPLF